CATGAGCAGTTACATCGAGTCTGGTGGCCGACTCACAGCCTGATACTGTCTGAGAAGCAAAATAATGCGTACCGTCTGTCAAAGGGGTACTCGTAGCCAAAGGACTACCTCCGCTTGATGCCGAATACCAGTTGATCGTACTTCCTGTGGCGCTTAAATTGCTAACCGTTGAAGCCGAGCAGAAACTCTGAGAACTGCTTCCTGTTGGAGCCGCAGTGATATTAACATGAGCGGTTACATCGAGTCTGGTGACCGACTCACAACCTGATACTGTCTGCGAAGCAAAATAATGCGTACCGTCTGTCAAAGGGGTACTCGTAGCCAAAGGACTTCCTCCACTTGATGCCGCATACCAGTTGATCGTACTTCCAGTGGCACTTAAATTGCCAACCGTTGAAGCAGAACAGAAACTTTGAGAGCTGCTTCCTGTTGGAGCAGGTGTAGATGCAATTGTAACAGAAGCGGTATTCACTAAATTTATTGAACAGGAAGTCCCTAATTTAATAGCTTTTACAGTAAGAGAAGTCGAACTATTCAATGCTGCAGAGGTTAGAGTTAGATTAGTACCCGTACCTGATTTTGAAGAACCACTCATTGAAGCTCCATTAAATAACTGATAAATAATTCCACTTTCTGAACCCTGAACGGTTACAGCAGCAGTTGAACCGGAACAAATAGATGTCGAAGCCAAAGTGACGTTCAGACTATTTGAAGGATTCATACATACAATTGTAACTCCTGCTGATGCACTTCCTTCACAATTTGAACCTGTAGTCGCTTTTGCTGTAATTACACCTCCCATATATAAAGAACAATCTGAAGACAAACTGCCAATAGTCCACGTACCACCCGAAACAGTGGTAGTTCCACCAACTTGAAATCCATCTACAAAAAGGCTAATAATATCTCCATTTGTTCCCGTACCACTTACTGAATTTCCACATTCGTAAACAGATGAAGTAGTGATTACTAAAGCATTTGATGATTTTGTACCGACAACAATCGAATTTGATACATTACTTAACGAAAGACAGGTTCCTAGTGCCCTGGCCGTAATAGTACTGCCAAGAGCAATACTGATTCCAGTTGAAGCAGTCCATGTTCCGTTAGCAGCAACTGTTGTAGTTCCTTCTAAAACTCCATTTTCATATACTTGTACGATTGTACCTGCCGCCTCTGCTAATGAACCGGAAACACTAGTAACAGCAGCTGTTGAACAAATAGGACCATTAACAATTGGTGTGTTTGCTTTTCTTTGTACTATTGCCATTACAGACCCGGTAGAAATACATTTTCCGGAAGCAATAGCAGTCACAGACAACGTTTGACATTCTCGGTTTGACAATGATAAACCACTAATAGTCCATGCTCCTCCAGCCGTAGTTGTTGCTGTTCCTATCTGTGTTCCGTTTGCCAGAAGATTTACAGTAATTCCCGATACATTATCAGGCGAATTTACTGATCCGGAAATAGAAGTTGTCGAGGATAGAACCGGACTTGTTGCTATAGTAGGATTTGCAGTGGCAGTAGCGCTGGAATATTGACAATCATAAGTATAACCCGACTCGCATTTTCCTGGTTCTTGATAAGTAAAAAGATAAACAGCTGTACCAAAACAGTTACCTGTCTGACACTTGAAAAGTACGGTTTGAGGATTCGAAGTTGTGGTTACCGTATTTAAATTATAGGGGGCTTCTAAAATTAACGCAACTGGATTTATAAGAGTACCATTGGCATTATAGCATCTAACAATGGTACCAACTGGTCGATTTACAGTAAGCGAATACCCCTTACTTCCTGATATCTTAGTA
This portion of the Flavobacterium lipolyticum genome encodes:
- a CDS encoding immunoglobulin domain-containing protein, translating into MRKILLIALFVLLSFSKVTAQTPGMIYNPATGAGTTVLDPNGDGFTSATANGFTTDDQLQSEIPYKSLVFPMIEPNSDLSAGPNCSFTDFVDQGDQDPVQSYLDGNGNWLFRMRMGSSSPNSKSYSILIDTDGKFGGVGPNADPQYSNSNPGFEIEIVLATNFGVFVYDVNNNNCTPVISYAGTTNYQKSIALTTSCSNPDYFYDFFVKMSDLTTTFAPLSTIINSSTAIRMAMVDNMGAQKSTLCNPASASDIAGIDSSCGSLENCFVHIIDNYTPCAPGVVCPDRSLCPGISGVSTGDSSVSGTSTEADGTVITVYKNGASIGTTSVSLGVWTLTGISPVLTTGQIITATSTAPGKGQSIANCNPVTVVSCALSTTVPAAGDITKISGSKGYSLTVNRPVGTIVRCYNANGTLINPVALILEAPYNLNTVTTTSNPQTVLFKCQTGNCFGTAVYLFTYQEPGKCESGYTYDCQYSSATATANPTIATSPVLSSTTSISGSVNSPDNVSGITVNLLANGTQIGTATTTAGGAWTISGLSLSNRECQTLSVTAIASGKCISTGSVMAIVQRKANTPIVNGPICSTAAVTSVSGSLAEAAGTIVQVYENGVLEGTTTVAANGTWTASTGISIALGSTITARALGTCLSLSNVSNSIVVGTKSSNALVITTSSVYECGNSVSGTGTNGDIISLFVDGFQVGGTTTVSGGTWTIGSLSSDCSLYMGGVITAKATTGSNCEGSASAGVTIVCMNPSNSLNVTLASTSICSGSTAAVTVQGSESGIIYQLFNGASMSGSSKSGTGTNLTLTSAALNSSTSLTVKAIKLGTSCSINLVNTASVTIASTPAPTGSSSQSFCSASTVGNLSATGSTINWYAASSGGSPLATSTPLTDGTHYFASQTVSGCESVTRLDVTAHVNITAAPTGSSSQSFCSASTVSNLSATGSTINWYSASSGGSPLATSTPLTDGTHYFASQTVSGCESATRLDVTAHVNITPAPTGNATQSFCSASTVGNLSATGSTINWYSASSGGSPLATSTPLTDGTHYFASQTVSGCESATRLDVTAHINITPAPTGSGSQSFCSASTVGNLSATGSTINWYAASSGGSPLATSTPLTDGAHYFASQTVSGCESADRFEVTATINITPAPTGSSS